A genomic region of Elaeis guineensis isolate ETL-2024a chromosome 9, EG11, whole genome shotgun sequence contains the following coding sequences:
- the LOC105052058 gene encoding E3 ubiquitin-protein ligase PUB22 yields MEEVEIPSYFLCPISLQIMRDPVTLTTGISYERESIERWIFSGKHEICPVTKQPLPDLELTPNHTLRRLIQAWCAANASYGIERFPTPRPPVDKAQIAALLDEAKLPHSQMSALRKLKAIVSESERNKRCVVEASGAVDFLASLIKKSKSNPREHEQEGIISINDAIDQSSQNTASDEALSILYSLQISEQSLLHLIESNNDIIESLTTILRRSNYRSRAYAILLLKSLVSVIAPSRLTSFSQEFFEEVVSVLRDQISHQAARAALQVLGVLSPWGRNKVKAVEAGAVQVVIELLLDETERRACEVMLVVLDRLCGCAEGRAEMVGHAAGLAVVSKKVVGVTQVASERAVRILYSVARFSPTPAVLHEMVQVGVVTKLCMFLQMESGEKAKEKAKEILRLHSKVWRNSPCLAPEFLASYPR; encoded by the coding sequence ATGGAAGAAGTTGAAATCCCGTCTTATTTCCTATGTCCCATATCCCTTCAAATCATGAGAGATCCGGTGACCCTCACCACCGGCATCAGCTACGAGCGCGAGAGCATCGAGCGATGGATATTCTCCGGGAAGCACGAGATATGCCCGGTCACCAAACAGCCATTGCCCGACCTCGAACTCACACCCAACCACACCCTCCGAAGACTAATCCAGGCATGGTGCGCCGCCAATGCCTCCTATGGCATCGAGAGGTTCCCCACTCCCCGCCCTCCGGTCGACAAAGCCCAGATCGCCGCCCTCCTCGATGAGGCCAAGCTCCCTCACTCCCAGATGAGCGCCCTTCGCAAGCTCAAAGCCATCGTCTCCGAGAGCGAGCGCAATAAACGGTGCGTCGTCGAGGCCTCCGGTGCAGTGGACTTCTTAGCATCTCTCATAAAGAAAAGCAAATCTAACCCAAGAGAGCATGAACAAGAAGGAATAATATCAATCAATGACGCAATAGATCAGTCGTCCCAAAATACTGCTAGTGATGAAGCTCTCAGCATTCTTTACTCTCTCCAAATCTCGGAacaaagccttctccatctcattGAAAGCAATAATGACATCATCGAGTCACTGACGACCATTTTACGTCGATCAAACTATCGGTCACGGGCTTATGCCATCCTGCTGCTTAAATCTCTAGTCTCGGTGATCGCTCCGAGCCGATTGACGAGTTTCAGTCAGGAATTCTTTGAAGAGGTGGTAAGCGTGCTGCGAGACCAGATATCACACCAGGCCGCGAGGGCAGCACTGCAGGTCCTGGGCGTGCTGAGCCCATGGGGAAGGAACAAGGTTAAGGCGGTGGAAGCTGGTGCGGTGCAGGTGGTGATCGAGTTGCTTCTGGACGAGACCGAGAGGAGGGCGTGCGAGGTGATGCTGGTGGTTCTGGACCGGCTGTGCGGGTGCGCAGAGGGGCGGGCGGAGATGGTGGGGCATGCAGCAGGGCTTGCAGTGGTGTCGAAGAAGGTGGTCGGGGTTACGCAGGTGGCGAGCGAGAGGGCGGTGAGGATACTGTACTCGGTGGCCAGGTTCTCGCCGACACCGGCGGTGCTGCACGAGATGGTTCAGGTAGGGGTGGTGACTAAGCTCTGCATGTTTCTTCAGATGGAGAGTGGGGAGAAGGCAAAGGAGAAGGCCAAGGAGATACTTAGGTTGCATTCCAAGGTTTGGAGGAATTCTCCTTGTTTAGCTCCCGAGTTCCTGGCTTCATACCCTCGTTAG